A region of Myxococcus stipitatus DSM 14675 DNA encodes the following proteins:
- a CDS encoding nucleotidyltransferase family protein has translation MPLSLLDTFRVLASFDPPRGALKGAPWDEYVDWAIAQGLAPLAAYNLEYRLGPTAAPEWARDRLLAVYQGSVNDNVMKLVNFKQVVDELQGRKLVLMGSAAFAEALYPHIGFRPVLELQLLMRRMDVDGFAGFLSNHEFRPDSVPAHSGATKVVTDGRTSVSLYSDILGPQRREQALGIIDRAKPMKVYGPSLFRADLEDSVLLVCLEHARQGYDVPWLSFIDLRELVTGAKWMGGVYSRPLDIPALLARAAEWRVERALYTSLSIVARLFPEAAAEATAALPPLRRATRELLDRTVVGPISTPGQTSALRGLERVRRLLTGQ, from the coding sequence ATGCCGCTCAGCCTGCTCGACACCTTCCGCGTCCTCGCCTCGTTCGACCCTCCGCGAGGTGCCCTCAAGGGCGCGCCCTGGGACGAGTACGTCGACTGGGCCATCGCCCAGGGGCTGGCGCCGCTGGCGGCCTACAACCTCGAGTACCGCCTGGGCCCCACCGCCGCCCCCGAGTGGGCGAGGGACCGGCTGCTCGCCGTCTACCAGGGCTCCGTCAACGACAACGTGATGAAGCTCGTCAACTTCAAGCAGGTCGTCGACGAGCTCCAGGGCCGCAAGCTCGTCCTCATGGGCTCCGCCGCCTTCGCCGAGGCGCTCTACCCGCACATCGGCTTCCGCCCCGTGCTGGAGCTCCAGCTCCTCATGCGCCGCATGGACGTGGACGGCTTCGCCGGCTTCCTCTCCAACCACGAGTTCCGCCCCGACTCCGTCCCGGCCCACAGCGGCGCCACCAAGGTGGTCACCGACGGCCGCACTTCCGTCTCCCTCTACTCGGACATCCTCGGCCCCCAGCGCCGCGAGCAGGCCCTGGGCATCATCGACCGCGCGAAGCCCATGAAGGTCTACGGGCCCTCCTTGTTCCGCGCGGACCTGGAGGACTCCGTCCTGCTCGTCTGCCTGGAGCACGCGCGTCAGGGGTATGACGTACCCTGGCTGTCCTTCATCGACCTGCGCGAGCTCGTCACGGGGGCGAAGTGGATGGGAGGCGTGTACTCCCGCCCGCTCGACATCCCGGCGTTGCTTGCCCGCGCCGCGGAGTGGCGTGTGGAGCGCGCTCTCTACACGTCGCTGTCCATCGTCGCCCGCCTCTTCCCGGAGGCCGCCGCCGAGGCCACCGCCGCGCTGCCCCCGCTGCGCCGAGCCACCCGTGAACTTCTGGACCGTACGGTGGTGGGTCCAATCAGCACCCCCGGCCAGACGTCCGCTCTCAGGGGCTTGGAAAGAGTGCGTCGTCTGCTCACTGGACAGTAG
- a CDS encoding UDP-glucose dehydrogenase family protein — MRIAIIGTGYVGLVAGTCFADSGNDVTCVDIDERKIRMLQAGEVPIYEPGLEELIKKNVREKRLFFTRDLPEAVSNAHVVFIAVGTPEGESGDADLQYVLAAAEQIGKAMKQYTVVVDKSTVPVGTADKVREAIRKVTSIEFDVVSNPEFLKEGAALDDFLKPDRVVIGVDSERGRKVMGELYAPFVRTENPVLFMDTRSAELTKYAANAMLATRISFMNDISALCEKVGADVDFVRKGLGSDRRIGYPFLFPGVGYGGSCFPKDVKALGATAREFGLELDLLRAVERTNERQKKLLVNKATKHFGGSLEGKKFGVWGLAFKPKTDDMREAPSIDVIEGLIGKGATVVAHDPVATHSAKRVFGDRIRYASVPYEALEGVDALFVVTEWNEFRHPDFERMKGLMKSPVIFDGRNVFDPVRMRELGFTYFGIGRR; from the coding sequence ATGCGTATTGCCATCATCGGAACGGGCTACGTCGGCCTGGTCGCGGGCACCTGCTTCGCGGACTCGGGCAACGACGTCACGTGCGTGGATATCGACGAGCGGAAGATTCGCATGCTCCAGGCGGGCGAGGTGCCCATCTACGAGCCGGGTCTCGAGGAGCTCATCAAGAAGAACGTGCGGGAGAAGCGCCTGTTCTTCACGCGGGACTTGCCCGAGGCCGTCTCCAACGCGCACGTCGTCTTCATCGCCGTGGGCACGCCCGAGGGTGAGAGCGGCGACGCCGACCTCCAGTACGTGCTGGCCGCCGCCGAGCAGATCGGCAAGGCGATGAAGCAGTACACGGTCGTCGTGGACAAGAGCACCGTGCCGGTGGGAACCGCCGACAAGGTGCGCGAGGCCATCCGCAAGGTGACGAGCATCGAGTTCGACGTCGTCTCCAACCCGGAGTTCCTCAAGGAAGGCGCCGCGCTGGACGACTTCCTCAAGCCGGACCGCGTCGTCATCGGCGTGGACTCCGAGCGGGGGCGCAAGGTGATGGGCGAGCTGTACGCCCCCTTCGTGCGCACGGAGAACCCGGTGCTGTTCATGGACACGCGCTCGGCGGAGCTGACGAAGTACGCGGCCAACGCGATGCTGGCCACGCGCATCTCGTTCATGAACGACATCTCCGCGCTCTGCGAGAAGGTGGGCGCGGACGTGGACTTCGTGCGCAAGGGCCTGGGCTCGGACCGGCGCATCGGCTACCCGTTCCTGTTCCCGGGTGTGGGCTACGGCGGCTCGTGCTTCCCCAAGGACGTGAAGGCGCTGGGCGCCACCGCGCGCGAGTTCGGCCTGGAGTTGGACCTGCTGCGCGCCGTGGAGCGCACCAATGAGCGGCAGAAGAAGCTCCTGGTGAACAAGGCGACCAAGCACTTCGGCGGCTCGCTCGAGGGCAAGAAGTTCGGCGTGTGGGGCCTGGCCTTCAAGCCGAAGACGGACGACATGCGCGAGGCGCCGTCCATCGACGTCATCGAGGGCCTCATCGGCAAGGGCGCGACGGTGGTGGCGCACGACCCGGTGGCCACGCACTCGGCCAAGCGCGTCTTCGGCGACCGCATCCGCTACGCCAGCGTCCCCTACGAGGCGCTGGAGGGCGTGGACGCGCTCTTCGTGGTGACGGAGTGGAACGAGTTCCGTCACCCGGACTTCGAGCGCATGAAGGGCCTGATGAAGTCGCCGGTCATCTTCGACGGGCGCAACGTGTTCGACCCGGTGCGCATGCGCGAGCTGGGCTTCACGTACTTCGGCATCGGCCGCCGGTGA
- a CDS encoding acyltransferase family protein → MSQGGSLDALTGLRFFAALHVVLFHFARPVLDPAPEWLRSLVGSGYSAVGVFFVLSGFVLAWNYLDTDGRMETGTRAFLAARVARVYPVYLLTFLLSSPPVMLASVGENGWKVAAMKLAVAAVATLALVQAWVPRLALYWNPPGWSVAVEAFFYALFPRLARWLPRLRPSWVPGVLVGLWALGLTPPVLYLVLRPDGLATVDVHSWGTWLALMKFTPVARLPEFLFGVVLGWWFVRERAEGTQKGSGVVLALLGAALLMAVGAAGERIPYPLMHNGLLAPASGLLVYGLARGGGWLGWALSRPVVVRLGAASYALYLLQFPVGEAVAKVAPWVGLATPLGKLGLVLLWVIPASLLTHHFVETPLRSRVRKLLQPWVDGEGAAPARPVAPGA, encoded by the coding sequence GTGAGCCAAGGCGGTTCACTCGATGCGCTGACGGGGCTGCGCTTCTTCGCGGCCCTGCATGTCGTGCTGTTCCACTTCGCGCGCCCGGTCCTGGACCCGGCGCCGGAGTGGCTGCGGAGCCTGGTGGGCTCGGGCTACTCCGCGGTGGGTGTCTTCTTCGTCCTGTCTGGCTTTGTCCTCGCCTGGAACTACCTGGACACGGACGGGCGCATGGAGACGGGGACGCGTGCGTTCCTCGCGGCCCGCGTGGCCCGCGTCTATCCCGTCTATCTGCTGACCTTCCTGCTGTCCTCGCCGCCCGTGATGCTCGCGTCGGTGGGGGAGAACGGCTGGAAGGTGGCCGCGATGAAGCTCGCGGTGGCGGCGGTGGCGACGCTCGCGCTGGTGCAGGCGTGGGTGCCTCGGCTGGCGCTGTACTGGAATCCCCCGGGCTGGTCCGTGGCGGTGGAGGCGTTCTTCTACGCGCTCTTCCCCCGGCTGGCGCGCTGGCTGCCGCGCCTGCGTCCTTCCTGGGTGCCGGGCGTGCTGGTGGGGCTGTGGGCGCTCGGGCTCACGCCGCCGGTGCTCTATCTGGTGCTGCGGCCGGATGGCCTGGCCACGGTGGATGTCCATTCCTGGGGCACGTGGTTGGCGTTGATGAAGTTCACGCCCGTGGCGCGCCTGCCGGAGTTCCTCTTCGGGGTGGTGCTGGGGTGGTGGTTCGTGCGCGAGCGCGCGGAGGGGACGCAGAAGGGCTCGGGCGTCGTGCTGGCCTTGCTCGGCGCCGCGCTGCTCATGGCGGTGGGAGCCGCGGGGGAGCGGATTCCCTATCCGCTGATGCACAACGGGCTGCTCGCGCCCGCGTCGGGGCTGCTCGTGTACGGGCTGGCGCGGGGCGGTGGGTGGCTGGGCTGGGCCTTGTCCCGGCCCGTCGTCGTCCGGCTGGGCGCGGCCAGCTACGCGCTGTACCTGCTGCAGTTCCCCGTGGGGGAGGCGGTGGCGAAGGTCGCCCCGTGGGTGGGCCTGGCCACGCCGCTGGGGAAGCTGGGGCTGGTGCTGCTCTGGGTCATCCCCGCATCGCTGTTGACGCACCACTTCGTGGAGACGCCGCTGCGCTCGCGGGTGCGCAAGCTGCTTCAGCCCTGGGTGGACGGGGAAGGGGCGGCGCCCGCACGTCCCGTGGCGCCAGGGGCCTGA
- a CDS encoding O-antigen ligase family protein: protein MPPTHRSSSRYTRFAEVALAALVVVCPLALGGAARWLSWPLMVLAGVAAVLAGVGARRQGQSLRFPLLALPLGVGAALCAVQLVPLPAGVLRVLSPEAASLREFALEPLGLTRARPVSLEPSATWRELSKHLAYLLTFLAAVQVCRSRERRRRLLAVLVFTGAAVVLVGLGHSLLGVSSLLGLKAWEHARPPLMTFFANPNHLAGFLGLASTVGVGLALTTRPRSRALPFALAAGASGLGVVLSLSRGGIAFFVFGQAMLVLWLSRQRREEAGRSLLGGSRSTAALLGLLAVLAVGTYAVTEALWVEARSADSLEKLSQSKVALWPMMARAASAFPVLGMGRGAFEAVFPRYQSEPNPNTLTHPENAVLQVVAELGVPGLLLLAVALWAFIGLLRREGLDALEGASLAGVAALGLHNLFDFSLELPACAVAVLVVLGAVVRPRERGKEAGGPVCLTPSWGLLCAGMALTALGLVALVPGRHRLADAEAELATLVRERAPLDMVRARGLELIDRHPSDYLLYRMVASAHVARGGGEGAAEALAFINRALTLAPRDAVSHRVAAQALLALGRRSQGFLEYRLANEAGDLGVLRGEAVRQARSVEDLVAMTPDSPELAGHLVDALSNVLGRQPLALDYNGWARAHFEGRPGVVGLWKREARLRLLRKELPEAEGACVQVERLEPERLDTVLLRAEVLKGRGEGEAALRAVEALRSRNPMNVELAFTLASWQLEAGLTRRARETLHAVGGLLSDYQQRARMLSMEAEALEREGLLSRAVERRQTAARLVPSSDAYFAVARLQETLRRYDAAARSVREGLELLPPEAREPARAWVTRLESAERSRVETRRKELLDDPKAQELEHLLGDSREPAVEP, encoded by the coding sequence ATGCCTCCCACGCATCGCAGCAGCTCGCGGTACACCCGGTTCGCCGAAGTGGCCTTGGCCGCTCTCGTCGTCGTGTGTCCGTTGGCGCTCGGTGGCGCGGCCCGTTGGCTGTCCTGGCCGCTGATGGTGCTGGCGGGCGTGGCAGCGGTGCTCGCGGGCGTCGGCGCGCGGCGGCAGGGGCAGTCCTTGCGCTTCCCGCTGCTGGCGCTTCCGTTGGGGGTGGGCGCGGCGCTGTGCGCGGTGCAGTTGGTGCCGCTGCCGGCGGGTGTGCTGCGGGTGCTGAGTCCGGAGGCCGCCTCGCTGCGGGAGTTCGCGCTGGAGCCCTTGGGGCTCACGCGGGCCCGGCCGGTGTCGCTGGAGCCGTCCGCCACGTGGCGCGAGTTGTCCAAGCACCTGGCCTACCTGCTGACGTTCCTCGCCGCCGTCCAGGTGTGCCGGTCGAGGGAGCGGAGGCGGCGGCTGCTCGCGGTCCTGGTCTTCACGGGCGCGGCGGTGGTGCTGGTGGGCCTGGGGCATTCGCTCCTGGGCGTCTCCTCGCTCCTGGGGCTCAAGGCGTGGGAGCACGCGCGGCCTCCGCTGATGACGTTCTTCGCCAATCCCAATCACCTCGCGGGCTTCCTGGGCCTGGCGTCCACGGTGGGCGTGGGGCTGGCGCTCACCACGCGGCCTCGCTCCAGGGCGCTGCCCTTCGCGCTGGCGGCGGGGGCGAGCGGCCTGGGCGTGGTGCTGTCGCTGTCCCGAGGCGGCATCGCCTTCTTCGTCTTCGGCCAGGCGATGCTGGTGCTGTGGCTCTCGCGTCAGCGCCGTGAGGAGGCGGGCCGGAGTCTGCTCGGCGGGTCTCGGAGCACGGCCGCGCTCCTGGGGTTGCTGGCGGTGCTGGCCGTGGGGACCTACGCGGTGACGGAGGCCCTCTGGGTCGAGGCGCGCTCCGCGGACAGCCTGGAGAAGCTGAGTCAGTCCAAGGTGGCGCTCTGGCCCATGATGGCGCGAGCCGCCAGCGCCTTCCCGGTGCTGGGCATGGGACGGGGTGCCTTCGAGGCGGTCTTCCCCCGCTACCAGTCCGAGCCCAACCCCAACACGCTCACGCACCCGGAGAACGCGGTGCTGCAGGTGGTGGCGGAGCTGGGCGTGCCGGGGCTGTTGCTCCTGGCCGTGGCCCTCTGGGCCTTCATCGGCCTGCTGCGTCGGGAGGGCCTGGACGCGCTGGAGGGAGCCTCGCTGGCGGGCGTGGCGGCGCTGGGGCTGCACAACCTCTTCGACTTCAGCCTGGAGCTGCCTGCGTGCGCGGTGGCGGTGCTGGTGGTGCTGGGCGCGGTGGTGCGGCCTCGGGAGCGGGGCAAGGAGGCCGGGGGCCCGGTCTGCCTCACGCCGTCCTGGGGGTTGCTTTGCGCCGGCATGGCGCTGACGGCCCTGGGGCTGGTGGCGCTGGTGCCTGGGAGGCATCGGCTGGCGGACGCGGAGGCGGAGCTGGCGACGCTGGTCCGGGAGCGCGCGCCCCTCGACATGGTGCGGGCGCGAGGGCTGGAGCTCATCGACCGGCATCCGTCGGATTACCTGCTGTACCGGATGGTGGCCTCCGCCCACGTGGCGCGGGGCGGGGGGGAGGGCGCGGCCGAGGCGCTGGCGTTCATCAACCGCGCGCTGACGCTGGCTCCTCGGGACGCCGTGTCGCATCGCGTGGCCGCGCAGGCGTTGCTCGCGCTGGGGCGCCGCTCCCAAGGCTTCCTGGAGTACCGGCTCGCGAACGAGGCGGGAGACCTGGGGGTGTTGCGCGGCGAGGCCGTGCGCCAGGCCCGCTCGGTGGAGGACCTGGTGGCGATGACGCCGGACTCGCCGGAGCTCGCGGGCCACCTGGTGGACGCGCTGAGCAACGTGCTGGGACGACAGCCGCTGGCGCTGGACTACAACGGCTGGGCGCGGGCGCACTTCGAGGGCCGCCCGGGAGTGGTGGGGCTGTGGAAGCGCGAGGCGCGGCTGCGTCTGCTGCGCAAGGAGCTGCCGGAAGCGGAAGGGGCCTGTGTCCAGGTGGAGCGCCTGGAGCCGGAGCGGCTGGACACGGTGCTGCTGCGCGCCGAGGTGCTGAAGGGCCGCGGGGAGGGCGAGGCCGCGCTGCGGGCCGTCGAGGCACTCCGGTCCCGGAACCCCATGAACGTGGAGCTGGCCTTCACCCTGGCCTCCTGGCAGTTGGAGGCGGGGCTGACGCGGCGGGCTCGCGAGACGCTCCACGCGGTGGGCGGACTCCTCTCCGACTACCAGCAGCGGGCGCGGATGCTGTCGATGGAGGCGGAGGCGCTCGAGCGCGAGGGCCTCCTCTCGCGCGCGGTGGAGCGGCGCCAGACGGCGGCTCGGCTGGTGCCCAGCTCGGACGCGTACTTCGCGGTAGCCCGGTTGCAGGAGACACTGCGTCGCTATGACGCCGCGGCGCGCTCCGTGCGCGAGGGCCTGGAGCTGCTGCCTCCCGAGGCGCGAGAGCCCGCGCGCGCCTGGGTGACGCGGCTGGAGTCCGCCGAGCGGTCCCGGGTGGAGACGCGCCGCAAGGAGCTCCTGGACGACCCGAAGGCGCAGGAGCTGGAGCACTTGCTGGGGGACTCGCGGGAGCCCGCCGTCGAGCCGTGA
- a CDS encoding aminoacyl-tRNA deacylase produces the protein MIPASIQHYLQRNRVLYERYWHPRAVTAQELAQALHVSGWRVAKSVIVMADRQPWIFVVPAAGTLDLMRVRELLGVRTVRLASEREFRDHFPDCEVGAEPPFGELYSLPVAVDETLSLTEHLLFRAGSHEEAVEMRFQDFATLEWPLVASFIHERLRPQAPVVPIPPVFMEQDASMPS, from the coding sequence GTGATTCCGGCTTCCATCCAGCACTATCTCCAACGCAATCGGGTCCTCTATGAGCGCTACTGGCATCCGCGCGCCGTCACGGCGCAGGAACTGGCCCAGGCGCTTCACGTCTCGGGCTGGCGCGTGGCCAAGTCCGTCATCGTGATGGCGGACCGGCAGCCCTGGATTTTCGTCGTCCCCGCGGCGGGCACGCTGGACTTGATGCGTGTGCGGGAGCTGCTGGGGGTGCGCACCGTGCGACTCGCCAGCGAGCGTGAGTTCCGCGACCACTTCCCCGACTGCGAGGTGGGCGCGGAGCCTCCCTTCGGGGAGCTCTACAGCCTGCCCGTGGCGGTGGACGAGACGCTCAGCCTGACCGAGCACCTGCTCTTCCGAGCGGGCTCTCACGAAGAAGCCGTGGAGATGCGCTTCCAGGACTTCGCCACGCTCGAGTGGCCCCTGGTCGCGTCGTTCATCCACGAGCGGCTCCGGCCTCAGGCCCCCGTGGTGCCCATCCCACCGGTCTTCATGGAACAGGACGCATCCATGCCTTCGTGA
- the astB gene encoding N-succinylarginine dihydrolase: MREYNFDGLVGPTHNYAGLSPGNLASQSHVGEPSHPREAALQGLEKMRFVSGLGVGQAVLPPQPRPSLRALRTLGFTGTDEEVITRAAREAEHLLRLTSSASSMWTANAATVAPSADTADGRVHLTPANLSQMFHRALEADTTHAVLRAIFADEKHFAVHAPLPPGSHFADEGAANHTRLSTPGHAGVHLLAWGRSAWQDVQGPKRFPARQTLESSQALARLHQLDAHHVLFPQQHPDGIDAGAFHTDVLAVGNERFLMLHELAFVDHPGLLQVLREKLGPDFRAVVASNAELPAKDAVKAYPFNSQVLTLPDGTMAIIAPVESRETPAARGFLERVVAEDTPVKAVHYLEVRQSMNNGGGPACLRQRVWLTDAERQAIHADVFYSPALHESLAAWVRRHYRDVLRPQDLQDPQLARETMTALDELTRILKLGSVYDFQQ, encoded by the coding sequence ATGCGCGAATACAACTTCGACGGCCTCGTCGGTCCTACCCACAACTACGCGGGCCTGTCGCCCGGCAACCTGGCGTCCCAGAGTCACGTCGGAGAGCCCAGCCATCCCCGTGAAGCGGCACTTCAGGGCCTGGAGAAGATGCGCTTCGTCTCCGGCCTGGGCGTCGGCCAGGCGGTGCTGCCGCCGCAGCCTCGCCCGTCGCTGCGGGCCCTGCGGACGCTGGGCTTCACCGGCACGGACGAGGAGGTCATCACCCGCGCCGCGCGCGAGGCCGAGCACCTGCTGCGGCTCACCTCCAGCGCCTCCTCCATGTGGACGGCCAACGCCGCCACCGTGGCCCCCAGCGCCGACACGGCCGACGGCCGCGTGCACCTGACGCCCGCGAACCTCTCGCAGATGTTCCACCGCGCCCTCGAGGCGGACACCACGCACGCGGTGCTGCGCGCCATCTTCGCCGACGAGAAGCACTTCGCGGTGCACGCGCCGCTGCCGCCCGGCAGCCACTTCGCGGACGAGGGCGCGGCCAACCACACCCGCCTCTCCACGCCCGGACACGCGGGCGTGCACCTGCTCGCCTGGGGCCGCAGCGCGTGGCAGGACGTGCAGGGCCCCAAGCGCTTCCCCGCCCGGCAGACGCTGGAGTCCAGCCAGGCGCTCGCGCGGCTCCACCAGCTCGACGCGCACCACGTCCTCTTCCCCCAGCAGCACCCGGACGGCATCGACGCGGGGGCCTTCCACACGGACGTGCTGGCGGTGGGCAACGAGCGCTTCCTCATGCTGCACGAGCTCGCCTTCGTGGACCACCCGGGGCTGCTCCAGGTGCTGCGCGAGAAGCTGGGCCCGGACTTCCGCGCCGTCGTCGCCAGCAACGCGGAGCTGCCGGCCAAGGACGCCGTGAAGGCCTACCCCTTCAACTCGCAGGTGCTGACGCTGCCGGACGGCACCATGGCCATCATCGCCCCGGTGGAGAGCCGGGAGACGCCCGCGGCGCGCGGCTTCCTGGAGCGCGTGGTGGCCGAGGACACCCCCGTCAAGGCGGTGCACTACCTGGAGGTGCGCCAGTCCATGAACAACGGCGGTGGGCCCGCCTGCCTGCGCCAGCGCGTGTGGCTCACGGACGCCGAGCGCCAGGCCATCCACGCCGACGTCTTCTACTCGCCGGCCCTGCATGAGTCGCTCGCCGCCTGGGTGCGCCGCCACTACCGCGACGTGCTCCGTCCCCAGGACCTGCAGGACCCACAGCTCGCGCGCGAGACGATGACGGCGCTGGACGAGCTGACGCGAATCCTCAAGCTGGGCAGCGTCTACGACTTCCAGCAGTGA
- a CDS encoding lysophospholipid acyltransferase family protein yields MERLVERPPLTKRLKRFLRYVLIRSVLLCLQPLPLRWARGLGFLLGGWAYGLAGGERRKALKSLGVAFPEKSDAERQALARASFRHLGAAALEVACTGALDRGLEQLVAWPEEDRRVLETALARKKGVVFVSGHVGNWELLARRVARAGYPSQSIAKETTDPRLTVLVERFRARGGVRSIWRGQDGAARAMLRALRAGEILGLLIDQDTKVQSLFVPFFGELAATPRAAADLAVRTGAAVVTGFCHRVEGGYRLTMEEVPVPALEDREAAALELTRALSERIEAAIRRTPEQWVWMHQRWKTRPPADTQPVLAEAARAPAG; encoded by the coding sequence ATGGAGCGACTTGTGGAGCGTCCACCCTTAACAAAGCGCCTGAAACGTTTCCTCCGGTACGTGCTCATCCGGAGCGTCCTGTTGTGCCTTCAACCCCTGCCTCTGCGGTGGGCTCGGGGGCTGGGCTTCCTCCTGGGAGGATGGGCCTACGGCCTTGCGGGGGGCGAGCGCCGCAAGGCCCTGAAGTCCCTGGGCGTGGCCTTCCCCGAGAAGTCCGACGCGGAGCGGCAAGCCCTGGCCCGCGCCAGCTTCCGGCACCTGGGGGCGGCGGCGCTGGAGGTGGCCTGCACGGGGGCCCTGGACCGCGGGCTCGAGCAGTTGGTGGCATGGCCCGAAGAAGACAGGCGCGTGCTGGAGACGGCCCTGGCGCGCAAGAAGGGCGTCGTCTTCGTCTCCGGCCACGTGGGCAACTGGGAGCTGCTGGCCCGGCGCGTGGCGCGGGCGGGCTACCCGAGCCAGAGCATCGCGAAGGAGACCACGGACCCGCGCCTCACCGTGCTGGTGGAGCGGTTCCGGGCGCGCGGCGGCGTGCGCAGCATCTGGCGGGGGCAGGACGGCGCGGCGCGGGCCATGCTGAGGGCGCTGCGCGCGGGGGAAATCCTGGGGCTGCTCATCGACCAGGACACGAAGGTGCAGTCGCTCTTCGTGCCCTTCTTCGGGGAGCTGGCGGCGACGCCTCGCGCGGCGGCGGACCTGGCGGTGCGCACGGGCGCGGCGGTGGTGACGGGCTTCTGCCACCGGGTGGAGGGCGGCTACCGGCTGACGATGGAGGAGGTGCCCGTGCCGGCGCTGGAGGACCGCGAGGCCGCCGCGCTGGAGCTCACCCGGGCCTTGTCCGAGCGCATCGAGGCGGCCATCCGCCGCACCCCTGAACAGTGGGTGTGGATGCACCAGCGCTGGAAGACGCGTCCCCCGGCCGACACACAACCCGTGCTCGCGGAGGCGGCGCGGGCGCCAGCCGGGTGA
- a CDS encoding LptA/OstA family protein, which translates to MIEFLVMAFFVAQPMPAAAAPTDGGTPPAADAGSASQSPLGPVDLKEPVQITADLIEGGKSQATLTGNVKVTHRTLVLKCDRMTAYFTQPRVVTRVVCTGGVNAVDGDRMARGERAEYDVASGVLVVTGSPEARQGTTYMRGTKVRLTLGSERLDVENAVIIFESPPASPAPSKRKGASAPGRPSPAPVEPGKAPAR; encoded by the coding sequence GTGATTGAGTTCCTCGTGATGGCCTTCTTCGTGGCGCAGCCGATGCCGGCCGCGGCCGCGCCCACCGATGGCGGGACGCCTCCCGCCGCGGACGCGGGCAGTGCCAGCCAGAGCCCCCTGGGCCCGGTGGACCTGAAGGAGCCGGTGCAGATCACCGCCGACCTCATCGAGGGGGGCAAGTCGCAGGCGACGCTCACGGGCAACGTGAAGGTGACGCACCGGACGCTCGTCCTGAAGTGCGACCGGATGACGGCCTACTTCACCCAGCCGCGCGTGGTGACGCGCGTGGTGTGCACGGGCGGAGTCAACGCCGTGGACGGGGACCGCATGGCCCGCGGCGAGCGCGCCGAGTACGACGTGGCCAGCGGCGTGCTCGTCGTCACCGGCTCCCCCGAGGCGCGCCAGGGCACCACGTACATGCGCGGGACGAAGGTCCGCCTCACCCTGGGGAGTGAGCGGCTGGACGTGGAGAACGCCGTCATCATCTTCGAGTCCCCGCCGGCCTCCCCCGCGCCGTCCAAGCGCAAGGGCGCGTCCGCGCCGGGCCGCCCCTCGCCCGCGCCCGTGGAGCCCGGCAAGGCCCCCGCGCGATGA
- the lptB gene encoding LPS export ABC transporter ATP-binding protein, whose translation MSDDAKLYAEGLKKAFRGRQVVNGVSFTVSPGEVVGLLGPNGAGKTTSFNMVVGLVTPDGGRVRIGDEDLTHLPMHRRARRGVGYLPQEASVFRKLTVRDNFLAVLELQKGLDKRAREARATAILDEFGLSHVAESLGGTLSGGERRRAEIARSLLPSPRFILFDEPFAGVDPINVGDLQRQIFLLRERGLGVLITDHNVQDTLGICDRAYIITQGQILEEGTPAEIAASPRARAVYLGERFRLQEPV comes from the coding sequence ATGAGCGACGACGCGAAGCTGTACGCCGAGGGCCTGAAGAAGGCCTTTCGTGGCCGCCAGGTCGTCAATGGCGTCTCCTTCACCGTGTCCCCGGGCGAGGTGGTGGGCCTCTTGGGCCCCAACGGCGCCGGCAAGACGACCAGCTTCAACATGGTGGTGGGCCTGGTGACGCCCGACGGGGGCCGCGTGCGCATTGGCGACGAGGACCTCACGCACCTGCCCATGCACCGCCGCGCGCGCCGGGGCGTGGGCTACCTGCCCCAGGAAGCCTCCGTCTTCCGCAAGCTCACCGTGCGCGACAACTTCCTGGCCGTGCTGGAGCTCCAGAAGGGCCTGGACAAGCGCGCGCGGGAGGCTCGCGCCACCGCCATCCTCGACGAGTTCGGCCTCTCCCACGTGGCCGAGTCCCTGGGCGGCACCCTCTCCGGCGGCGAGCGGCGGCGCGCCGAGATTGCCCGGAGCCTCCTGCCGTCCCCCCGCTTCATCCTCTTCGACGAGCCCTTCGCCGGCGTGGACCCCATCAACGTGGGCGACCTCCAGCGGCAGATATTCCTCCTCCGCGAGCGCGGACTGGGCGTCCTCATCACGGACCACAATGTCCAGGACACCCTGGGCATCTGTGACAGGGCGTACATCATCACACAAGGGCAGATCCTGGAGGAGGGGACCCCGGCGGAGATTGCCGCCTCCCCTCGCGCCCGCGCCGTCTACCTGGGGGAGCGGTTCCGTCTCCAGGAACCCGTCTAA